Proteins encoded together in one Anopheles darlingi chromosome 3, idAnoDarlMG_H_01, whole genome shotgun sequence window:
- the LOC125956132 gene encoding uncharacterized protein LOC125956132, which translates to MCEAMVMGTDSVNRKRMRSDDTDGCFAMQRKTFVNQQMMDRHDKEKMKQIQAKTISMLFQGAKKQSQPGIPIGGVKELLASVRLLGGGEVEYDLKSASGWLEKKPDRKCRLCDRMSMVHADCTNCNLELCEHCGVNCGFCPEKICLNCVRLFQCESHDKPCCAQCKMFVR; encoded by the exons ATGTGCGAAGCGATGGTAATGGGTACGGACAGCGTTAACCGGAAGAGAATGCGCTCGGACGACACCGACGGTTGCTTTGCGATGCAGCGGAAAACGTTCGTCAACCAACAAATGATGGATCGGCACGATAAGGAAAAGATGAAGCAAATTCAAG CCAAAACCATCAGTATGCTGTTCCAGGGGGCCAAAAAGCAGAGCCAACCCGGGATCCCGATCGGCGGCGTCAAGGAATTGCTCGCCTCcgttcggttgctcggtgGAGGGGAAGTTGAATACGATCTCAAATCC GCTTCCGGATGGTTAGAAAAGAAGCCGGATCGAAAGTGCCGCCTGTGCGACAGGATGTCAATGGTGCATGCGGACTGTACAAACTGCAACCTGGAGCTGTGCGAGCATTGCGGAGTCAACTGTGGGTTCTGTCCGGAGAAAATTTGTCTCAACTGCGTCAGACTCTT TCAATGCGAATCCCACGATAAACCATGCTGCGCGCAATGCAAAATGTTTGTGCGTTGA
- the LOC125956118 gene encoding probable tRNA(His) guanylyltransferase yields the protein MLLKIGFSGNFRTRAASASKRSFHCAFTMALSRFEYVKQFEQEDKLLPNSWIVVRIDGKGFHRFCEVHKFAKPNDLDALQLMNMAGMSVMQEFNEIAIGYGQSDEYSFVFRREANVYQRRRDKLISYVASLFTSAYMFHWNRIFERRSLSICYPPSFDARAVLYPTDENLRDYLSWRQADVHVNNLYNTTFWNLVASGLSNSEAERELQGTLASDKNEILFSKFGINYNNEPIMYRKGTILLRKPVKVADSVKKLIVPIFEDLINDEFWVRHPEILDKKSTTTKGEDAVLQLSGLEEQPIVSYQLEVLQRKKAGIAEASARSSLPSK from the coding sequence ATGTTGCTGAAGATTGGTTTTTCCGGGAATTTCCGGACGCGAGCAGCTAGTGCGAGTAAAAGATCTTTCCATTGTGCCTTCACCATGGCATTGAGCCGCTTCGAGTATGTGAAGCAGTTCGAACAGGAAGACAAACTGCTGCCCAACTCATGGATCGTCGTTCGGATCGATGGCAAGGGGTTTCACCGGTTCTGCGAAGTGCACAAGTTTGCCAAACCAAACGATCTCGATGCTCTGCAACTGATGAACATGGCCGGCATGAGCGTGATGCAGGAGTTTAACGAGATAGCGATCGGGTACGGACAGAGCGATGAGTATTCGTTTGTGTTTCGCCGGGAAGCGAACGTGTACCAGCGGCGCAGGGATAAGCTGATCAGTTACGTGGCAAGCCTCTTCACGTCCGCCTACATGTTCCACTGGAATCGAATCTTCGAACGAAGATCCCTTTCCATCTGCTATCCGCCTTCGTTCGATGCACGGGCCGTGCTCTATCCGACCGACGAGAACCTGCGAGACTATCTGAGCTGGCGGCAGGCCGATGTCCATGTGAACAATCTATACAATACCACCTTCTGGAATCTCGTGGCATCCGGGTTGAGCAACTCGGAAGCCGAACGGGAGCTTCAGGGTACGCTGGCGAGCGATAAGAATGAGATTCTGTTCTCAAAGTTTGGTATTAACTACAACAATGAACCGATTATGTACCGCAAGGGTACGATTTTGCTACGAAAGCCGGTTAAGGTGGCGGATAGTGTTAAGAAGCTTATCGTTCCTATTTTTGAGGATCTTATCAATGACGAGTTTTGGGTGAGGCATCCAGAAATTCTCGACAAaaagtcgacgacgacaaaaggCGAGGATGCCGTACTTCAGCTGTCGGGACTAGAGGAGCAACCGATCGTTAGCTACCAGCTGGAAGTACTTCAGCGGAAAAAAGCCGGAATAGCCGAAGCGAGCGCTCGAAGCAGTTTACCGAGTAAATAA
- the LOC125956091 gene encoding sorting nexin lst-4 produces MTRVKVLYDFHGEPNSSEISIAVDEILTVTNTDVGEGWWEGMNSRGQRGLFPAAYVETIADTVPTPSAPIIPSAVSASAVTKSSSQQAVGGNRYDQAADGWGDYQDDWSEDDDENETYSEIGPGSGGAASAANATRGANGAGGGYQQQQQQQQQQHPHSYYAGSSNLPAPPIGDGDNMSLASTATTVAGGRRAGGAKIFTKSGDTYLLGLPVPDVSESDRVHVLAMEHGIVWKPMRDPYTVTVDSPKKEKKFNGLKSFIAYQLTPSFTNIPVARRYKHFDWLHERLVSKFCLIPIPPLPDKQISGRYDEEFVEHRRVQLQEFVDWVCRHPILSVCGVWMHFLTCTDDKKWKTGKRTAEKDPLVGTMFCAAIFPPEKTLLPSQVDPQVEAASSFVPQMDAAVRTLFAICGDQSKKFQVQWKKEYQRIGEGFSELARALGVDERRAVTQISLANSVGQAAGVFICIGQLFGEQPKHDFIPFSDRLHIYRGLLGEWPDTLSEYRNAVQKRKDCERLTAEQKMENGQLQEVNRRVDVMSYGLLAEMSHFREERDTHLKDTIRQFIGAQIEFYKSIVQKLEQAQGYF; encoded by the coding sequence ATGACGCGCGTGAAGGTACTGTACGACTTCCACGGTGAGCCCAACTCATCGGAGATATCGATTGCGGTGGATGAAATATTGACTGTCACCAACACGGATGTCGGCGAAGGATGGTGGGAGGGTATGAACTCACGCGGACAGCGCGGTCTGTTCCCAGCAGCATACGTAGAGACGATAGCAGACACCGTTCCTACCCCATCGGCTCCAATCATACCATCAGCAGTCAGCGCATCCGCCGTTACTAAATCCTCGTCACAGCAGGCCGTAGGAGGCAATCGTTACGATCAGGCGGCCGACGGTTGGGGTGATTATCAGGACGATTGgtcggaagatgatgatgaaaatgaaacatactCGGAGATTGGACCCGGTTCGGGAGGAGCAGCTAGTGCCGCAAACGCCACCAGAGGTGCcaacggtgctggcggtggctatcaacagcagcagcagcagcagcagcagcagcacccgcacAGTTACTATGCCGGAAGCAGCAACCTACCAGCACCGCCGATAGGCGATGGTGACAATATGTCGCTTGCCTCGACCGCCACaaccgtggccggtggccgaaGGGCAGGCGGAGCGAAGATATTCACCAAATCCGGTGACACGTATCTACTGGGACTACCCGTACCGGACGTGTCCGAGTCGGATCGGGTACACGTACTGGCGATGGAGCACGGTATCGTGTGGAAACCGATGCGCGATCCGTACACCGTCACGGTCGACTcaccgaagaaggagaagaagtttAATGGCCTGAAAAGCTTCATCGCTTACCAGCTGACACCGTCGTTCACCAACATTCCGGTCGCCCGTCGTTACAAGCACTTCGATTGGTTGCACGAGCGGCTGGTGTCCAAGTTTTGTCTGATTCCGATACCGCCGCTACCGGACAAGCAGATTTCGGGCCGGTACGATGAAGAATTCGTCGAGCATCGGCGCGTTCAGCTGCAGGAGTTTGTCGATTGGGTGTGCCGCCATCCGATACTGTCGGTGTGCGGTGTCTGGATGCACTTCCTGACCTGTACCGACGATAAGAAGTGGAAGACGGGCAAGCGGACGGCCGAGAAGGATCCGCTCGTCGGTACAATGTTCTGTGCCGCAATCTTTCCACCCGAGAAGACGCTTCTGCCGTCCCAGGTTGATCCGCAGGTGGAAGCCGCCAGCTCGTTTGTGCCACAGATGGATGCGGCCGTGAGGACACTGTTTGCGATCTGTGGCGATCAGTCGAAGAAGTTCCAGGTGCAGTGGAAGAAGGAGTATCAGCGTATCGGGGAAGGGTTCTCCGAGCTGGCCCGTGCGCTCGGTGTCGACGAACGGCGTGCGGTGACGCAGATTAGTCTCGCGAACTCGGTCGGCCAGGCGGCCGGTGTGTTTATCTGCATTGGCCAGCTGTTTGGTGAGCAACCGAAGCACGATTTTATTCCATTCTCCGATCGGTTACACATCTACCGTGGACTGCTGGGCGAGTGGCCCGACACGCTCAGCGAGTACCGGAATGCGGTCCAGAAGCGCAAGGACTGTGAGCGGTTGACGGCGGAACAGAAGATGGAGAATGGACAGCTGCAGGAGGTGAACCGACGGGTGGACGTCATGTCCTATGGGCTGCTGGCCGAGATGTCACACTTTCGCGAGGAGCGCGATACACACCTGAAGGACACGATAAGACAATTCATCGGCGCACAGATCGAGTTCTACAAGTCAATCGTACAGAAGCTGGAACAAGCTCAGGGTTATTTCTAG
- the LOC125956071 gene encoding alpha-N-acetylglucosaminidase — MWIAVWLLLASWLLSGTVAEAGPDYAAHILEHVRPQAPTEVQRKAALEVIARTIGPEQAEQFTVQINSSLERNSFHILKESEATPVEIIASSGVAATKAFYHYLKYFCHCLVAWEGSQLELPSPLPIVNVTVIAPSSFVYYQNVCTWSYSFTWWRWSQWRSHIDWMALQGITLSLAPFQEDVWTELYLEYNLTLPQIENHLSGPGFFAWQRMGNVRGWGGPLTKSFAQFNSNLQQRIVKEMRRLGMVLALPAFAGHLPVPFAALYPNITFTNVSVWNNFPAQYASPLFLDPTEPLFGEIGSRFLERMIERYGTDHIYFADPFNEIDPVSSGGRYLQAVASSIYGAIAAIDPAAVWLLQGWMFVKNPFWSDRAINSFLTAVPIGRLLVLDLQSEQFPQYARTGSYAGQPFIWCMLSNFGGTLGMLGSVENVYRGVREARASNGSYTMLGTGITPEGINQNYGVYEFALEMGWYDGETAITGTEQWFNDYSVARYGTRTAGSAAQRAWNVFRSTVYNYVGLERMHGKYTFNRRPTSKINPWIWYNETAFNEGLELLLSFADTGASCNALCQYDVVDVTRQFAQNVADRLYLAFMDDYKRRRYADFRQHTKQFLTLLTELDQLLLTEEHFLLGRWLAAARSFGDTALERQKYEYNARIQLTLWGPQGQIVDYANKQWAGMVADFFLPRWQLFLGELDLALATNGTINDTKIRDQVFRNVELPFTTDNKRYATVVSGEDPVRLARSFYDKWSRAVARLRELPTVAPQRAHRTKKRSRWFS, encoded by the exons ATGTGGATCGCGGTTTGGTTACTTTTGGCTTCGTGGCTGCTAAGCGGTACAGTGGCCGAGGCTGGCCCGGACTATGCAGCACATATTCTGGAACATGTACGCCCACAAGCTCCGACAGAGGTTCAACGTAAGGCGGCGCTGGAGGTGATCGCTAGAACGATTGGACCGGAGCAAGCAGAACAATTTACCGTACAAATCAACAGCTCACTGGAACGGAACTCATTTCAC atccTGAAAGAATCCGAAGCGACGCCTGTAGAAATCATTGCTTCGAGCGGTGTGGCCGCAACGAAGGCGTTCTACCATTACCTTAAATACTTTTGCCACTGTTTGGTGGCATGGGAGGGTTCCCAGTTGGAGCTTCCATCACCGTTACCGATCGTGAACGTCACCGTCATCGCACCAAGCAG CTTCGTATACTACCAGAACGTCTGCACCTGGTCCTACTCGTTCACCTGGTGGCGATGGAGCCAATGGCGATCACACATCGATTGGATGGCACTGCAAGGCATCACGCTCAGCCTAGCACCCTTCCAGGAGGACGTCTGGACGGAGCTGTACCTCGAGTACAACCTCACGTTACCGCAGATCGAAAACCATCTCTCGGGACCAGGATTTTTCGCCTGGCAGCGTATGGGTAACGTCCGGGGATGGGGTGGCCCATTGACCAAGAGCTTCGCACAGTTCAACAGCAACCTGCAGCAGCGGATAGTGAAGGAAATGCGTCGGCTGGGCATGGTGTTGGCATTGCCAGCCTTTGCTGGCCATCTACCGGTACCATTCGCTGCGCTTTACCCCAACATCACCTTCACGAACGTCTCGGTGTGGAACAACTTCCCGGCACAGTACGCCAGCCCATTGTTTCTCGATCCAACGGAGCCCCTGTTCGGTGAGATTGGTTCACGGTTTCTGGAGCGTATGATCGAGCGCTACGGTACGGATCATATCTACTTTGCCGATCCGTTCAACGAGATCGATCCGGTTTCGTCCGGTGGCCGCTACCTGCAAGCGGTTGCCTCCTCGATCTACGGTGCAATTGCGGCCATCGATCCGGCGGCCGTCTGGCTGCTGCAGGGCTGGATGTTTGTGAAGAACCCGTTCTGGAGTGATCGTGCCATCAACTCGTTCCTAACGGCCGTCCCGATCGGACGGTTATTGGTGTTGGATCTACAATCGGAACAGTTCCCCCAGTACGCGCGCACCGGTTCGTATGCCGGTCAACCGTTCATCTGGTGTATGCTGAGTAATTTCGGTGGTACCCTCGGGATGCTCGGTTCGGTAGAGAACGTTTACCGTGGTGTGCGGGAAGCGAGAGCCAGCAATGGATCATACACGATGCTCGGCACGGGCATCACACCGGAGGGGATCAACCAGAACTATGGAGTGTACGAGTTTGCCCTCGAGATGGGTTGGTACGATGGCGAGACGGCAATAACGGGGACGGAGCAGTGGTTTAACGACTACTCCGTGGCACGTTACGGTACTCGAACGGCCGGTTCGGCGGCCCAGCGTGCTTGGAATGTGTTCCGCAGTACCGTGTACAACTACGTGGGACTTGAGCGGATGCACGGCAAGTACACCTTCAACCGACGGCCAACCTCAAAGATCAACCCATGG ATTTGGTACAACGAGACCGCCTTCAATGAGGGCCTCGAGTTGCTGCTCTCGTTTGCGGACACAGGCGCCAGCTGTAACGCACTCTGCCAGTACGATGTCGTTGATGTGACCAGACAGTTTGCCCAAAACGTGGCCGACCGGCTCTACCTAGCGTTCATGGATGATTACAAGCGGCGCAGGTACGCGGACTTTCGGCAACATACCAAACAGTTCCTAACTCTGCTCACCGAGCTCGATCAACTCCTGCTGACGGAGGAACACTTTCTGCTAGGACGTTGGCTTGCAGCGGCCAGATCGTTCGGTGATACGGCGCTCGAGCGGCAAAAGTACGAGTACAATGCACGCATTCAGCTCACCCTTTGGGGACCCCAGGGTCAGATCGTGGACTACGCCAACAAGCAGTGGGCCGGTATGGTGGCCGATTTCTTTCTACCCCGCTGGCAACTGTTCCTGGGTGAGCTGGACCTAGCGCTCGCTACCAATGGGACGATCAACGATACCAAGATACGGGACCAGGTGTTCCGTAACGTTGAGCTACCATTCACCACGGACAACAAACGTTATGCTACGGTCGTGTCCGGCGAGGATCCAGTGCGGCTGGCCCGCTCGTTCTACGATAAATGGTCCCGCGCTGTAGCCAGGTTGAGGGAGCTACCGACGGTGGCCCCTCAACGGGCGCATCGCACGAAAAAGCGTAGTCGATGGTTTTCTTGA